The Trinickia acidisoli genome includes a window with the following:
- a CDS encoding nuclear transport factor 2 family protein: MNQTSEVASLIDDYFSLAYDPTSRKFDNIFHSQCLIQWLHNGSLESMTAESYRSLIYGRPSPMSIDAPRDEGIVDINHISRHLSAVTARVRIGNNSFVDHLILHEIDKKWLITNKSSFIACSRSSTS; the protein is encoded by the coding sequence ATGAATCAAACATCAGAAGTAGCATCGCTCATCGATGACTATTTCAGTCTCGCCTACGATCCAACAAGTCGCAAGTTCGATAACATCTTCCATTCGCAATGCCTGATTCAATGGCTGCACAATGGCAGCCTTGAATCGATGACGGCCGAGAGTTATCGATCGCTCATCTATGGACGCCCCAGCCCAATGTCCATCGACGCCCCGCGAGACGAGGGAATTGTCGACATCAATCATATTTCGCGGCACTTATCCGCGGTGACGGCGCGTGTTCGCATCGGGAATAACTCATTCGTAGATCATCTCATACTTCATGAGATAGATAAAAAGTGGCTAATCACCAACAAATCGTCTTTCATTGCATGCAGTCGATCAAGCACATCTTGA
- a CDS encoding LysR family transcriptional regulator, which translates to MMEELDGGLVGGLLALAAVADTQSFGRAADRLGKTQPAVSRAVARLEDRLGARLVNRTSRHVEVTEAGRDLLTRVLPHLQGIDEATTQAAEYSSSVRGTLRVACDALFSRLILAPRLAAFLCENPSLQLKLETRSQLPDLVSEGFDLAVRFGMPSLPTLVCRRLFSARILTVAAPSYLARRGRPKHPNELIECNHECILAIDPSTGRPFEWEFWNGEQNIVVDVQGNLTVTDAGTKIGACVAGYGIAQVIDIGIDEYFENGRLEVLFPEWPDEVFPLYVYYPSRNHVPQKVRAFIDFIVGTTIFARGVKSYFPDS; encoded by the coding sequence ATGATGGAAGAGCTTGATGGAGGACTGGTGGGCGGCTTGCTTGCGCTTGCTGCCGTAGCCGACACCCAAAGCTTTGGGCGTGCCGCTGATCGCCTCGGAAAAACGCAACCGGCCGTAAGCAGGGCCGTTGCTCGTCTTGAAGATCGGCTCGGCGCCCGGCTTGTGAATCGAACAAGCCGTCATGTCGAGGTCACCGAAGCAGGTCGCGACCTCCTGACGCGAGTGCTGCCGCATCTACAAGGGATCGACGAGGCAACGACCCAGGCTGCTGAGTACAGTTCCTCAGTTCGCGGAACGCTGCGCGTTGCTTGCGATGCGTTGTTTTCCCGCTTGATTTTGGCGCCGCGGCTCGCAGCATTTCTGTGCGAAAACCCGTCTCTACAACTCAAGCTGGAAACCAGGAGCCAGCTTCCAGACTTGGTCAGCGAGGGATTCGATCTCGCTGTGCGTTTTGGTATGCCGTCATTGCCTACGCTAGTTTGCCGACGATTATTCAGCGCTCGCATCCTGACGGTTGCCGCTCCGTCCTACTTGGCACGACGGGGGCGCCCGAAGCACCCGAACGAACTGATTGAATGCAATCACGAATGTATATTGGCAATTGATCCATCAACAGGAAGGCCGTTTGAGTGGGAGTTTTGGAACGGAGAGCAAAATATTGTCGTCGACGTTCAGGGTAATCTGACAGTGACGGATGCAGGAACAAAAATTGGCGCTTGCGTGGCTGGATATGGCATTGCACAAGTAATTGATATTGGGATCGATGAGTATTTCGAGAATGGACGGCTTGAGGTTTTATTTCCAGAGTGGCCGGACGAGGTATTCCCCTTGTATGTCTACTACCCCAGCAGAAACCATGTCCCTCAAAAGGTGCGTGCCTTTATCGATTTCATCGTTGGAACAACGATTTTTGCGCGGGGCGTCAAATCATATTTTCCCGATTCTTAG
- a CDS encoding alpha/beta fold hydrolase, whose amino-acid sequence MRHTPDTRKRCLLSAYGAYRAASALLVLLLAGTLAGCAALDPDAHADALAQPAHLHRESVDTGRFVLTAFSRVSQSDKPLRVYIEGDGLAWLSRTEPSLDPTPHDATGLALATQDPSPNVVYLARPCQFTPMAMNPRCGIPYWTAKRFAPEVIASMNQAVNHFAAQTPGQPVELVGYSGGGAVAVLIAAHRTDVASIRTVAGNLDDEFVNKLHGVSPMPESENPIDFASRVAAIPQIHFSGADDRTVPPLVAQRFVEATGERCARAVTVSGMSHDGDWSNRWAGLLDIKPACGTTRSEKR is encoded by the coding sequence ATGAGGCACACGCCCGACACACGCAAGCGCTGCCTGCTGTCAGCATATGGCGCGTACCGAGCGGCGAGCGCATTGCTCGTGCTGCTTCTCGCTGGCACGCTGGCAGGATGCGCCGCGCTCGACCCCGATGCGCATGCCGATGCGCTGGCGCAACCGGCTCATTTGCATCGCGAATCCGTCGATACCGGCCGCTTCGTGCTGACGGCTTTCTCGCGCGTCTCGCAGTCCGACAAGCCGCTTCGCGTCTACATCGAAGGCGACGGCCTCGCATGGCTATCGCGCACCGAACCCTCGCTCGACCCGACACCGCACGACGCCACCGGCCTCGCGCTCGCCACGCAAGACCCCTCGCCCAACGTCGTGTACCTCGCCCGGCCCTGCCAGTTCACGCCGATGGCGATGAATCCGCGCTGCGGTATTCCATACTGGACTGCCAAGCGCTTCGCGCCGGAAGTAATCGCGTCGATGAACCAAGCAGTGAATCACTTCGCCGCGCAAACGCCCGGGCAACCCGTCGAACTGGTCGGCTACTCAGGCGGCGGTGCGGTGGCGGTGCTGATCGCGGCGCATCGCACCGACGTCGCTTCGATTCGAACGGTAGCCGGTAACCTCGACGATGAATTCGTCAATAAGCTGCATGGCGTGTCGCCGATGCCGGAGTCGGAGAACCCGATCGATTTTGCGAGTCGTGTCGCAGCGATTCCGCAAATTCATTTCAGTGGCGCCGACGATCGGACGGTTCCGCCTCTGGTCGCACAGCGCTTCGTCGAGGCAACCGGCGAGCGGTGCGCGCGGGCGGTGACTGTTTCCGGCATGTCGCACGATGGCGATTGGAGCAATCGCTGGGCGGGGTTGCTGGACATTAAGCCGGCATGCGGAACGACAAGAAGCGAAAAGCGCTGA
- a CDS encoding autotransporter outer membrane beta-barrel domain-containing protein, which yields MNPKNALSQQRALVAAVAGAIAGAAPLVAKANCGITGTISGNTSEIGWSSGDCTISANVTLSNYNTQTALLATGASLGTLTNSGTISGFMYGLLNSGTIAVLNNNIGGQLNGLSVSAAGLRNNGTIGTLTNSGRISAGSTGIWNNGSIGTLINNGTITGNGGFGYTSFNGINNTGHITELDNESSGQIIGGSTGIQNSGSIGALTNSGTITTANGPDRFGIGNDGSGTISTLTNNSSGSISGGSTGILNNGIVGTLTNSGTITGGEAGLANHNSISVVSNTGTISAPLGISNTGNIGTLTNSGTLLGSGGSAIGLSNANTGTIGSLSITGTGSISGNVGIANSGILGPVSNDGLISGTVNAISNSSTGTLGTITNSGVIAGNIANLSTRDLNINGGTSSTFGTLTGMSGSIGTISGTLANVNFGSGNLLLNDNVNVGTNAVNNNSATLQVNQSIAITGNYTQGASATLLVGVADGAVASGSIDGDSGYGRLVVSGTANIAADSAVTLQKLNAYGFAAGQRFVVIDATATGTNYNAGALRYSIAGVTGLVVTGAAVADGANSDLVLTVASTSSPTPSPTPSPTPTPTPTPVPATAPNSLAALTGLSHYTGVSPALLNLFDASLALNASGSASAANRAGAQLAPTSQTTSSQAAAAPTLDVLNIVAAHSDSLRLAQNSSSGISTGEGPPTWGVWGQAFGGHASQNESDQVDGYSANYGGLLFGVDRAVSETWRVGGVFSYSNAAVNNTGDTAGDNTRINSYGLIGYASYIGSRWYANLSAGAVQQRYDTTRLVDFPGVLGEANGSFSGQQYVARGEIGYPLALGVATVTPLASLTYSYLHQSAYTESGGNGAALSIGTSHLTSVTTDMGAKIERQMPTSFGVLVPEFKVAWRHEYDNTRALTNATFAADPSGQTSFTTLGASPITNSAVLTVGVTLLRERNLSLTARYELQAGGGYLSQAGTLRLRQLF from the coding sequence ATGAATCCCAAAAACGCGCTATCACAACAGCGAGCGCTTGTTGCCGCCGTCGCAGGGGCCATTGCCGGGGCCGCGCCGCTCGTCGCGAAAGCCAATTGCGGGATCACTGGAACGATCAGCGGCAATACCAGCGAGATAGGCTGGTCGTCGGGTGACTGTACGATCTCTGCAAACGTCACCCTTTCCAACTACAACACGCAGACTGCCCTCCTTGCCACAGGCGCCTCCCTCGGCACGCTGACCAACAGCGGCACGATCTCCGGCTTCATGTACGGCCTGCTCAATTCGGGCACCATCGCCGTACTGAACAACAACATTGGCGGGCAATTAAACGGCTTGAGCGTCAGTGCCGCCGGCTTGCGCAACAACGGTACCATCGGCACGCTGACCAACAGCGGCAGGATCTCCGCCGGCAGTACAGGAATCTGGAACAACGGCAGTATCGGCACCCTGATCAACAACGGCACGATCACCGGCAACGGCGGCTTTGGCTACACATCTTTTAACGGTATCAACAACACGGGCCACATCACAGAACTCGACAACGAGAGTAGCGGCCAGATTATCGGTGGCAGTACCGGTATCCAAAACTCCGGTAGCATCGGCGCCCTGACCAATAGCGGTACCATTACCACCGCCAACGGCCCAGACCGATTTGGTATCGGCAATGACGGCAGCGGTACGATCAGCACGTTGACCAATAACAGCAGCGGCTCCATCAGCGGTGGCTCTACCGGCATCCTCAATAACGGCATCGTCGGCACGTTGACCAATAGCGGCACCATAACCGGCGGCGAGGCCGGCCTGGCCAACCACAACAGCATCAGCGTCGTCAGCAACACCGGTACCATTAGCGCCCCGCTCGGCATCTCCAATACCGGCAACATCGGCACCCTTACCAACAGCGGGACACTGCTTGGCAGCGGCGGTAGCGCCATCGGTTTATCCAACGCCAACACCGGCACGATCGGTTCGCTGAGCATCACCGGCACGGGTAGCATTTCAGGTAACGTGGGCATCGCCAACTCCGGCATCCTCGGCCCGGTGAGCAACGACGGCCTCATCAGCGGCACCGTCAACGCGATCAGCAACAGCAGCACCGGCACGCTCGGCACGATCACTAATTCCGGCGTGATCGCGGGCAACATCGCCAATCTGTCGACCCGCGATCTGAACATCAATGGCGGCACGAGTTCGACCTTCGGCACGCTGACCGGCATGAGCGGCTCGATCGGCACCATCAGCGGCACGCTCGCGAACGTCAACTTCGGTTCCGGCAACCTGCTGCTGAACGACAACGTCAACGTCGGGACCAACGCGGTCAACAACAACAGCGCGACGCTACAGGTCAACCAATCCATCGCGATCACCGGCAACTACACGCAAGGGGCGTCCGCCACGCTGCTGGTCGGCGTCGCGGACGGCGCCGTCGCCAGCGGCTCGATCGACGGCGACAGCGGCTATGGCCGGCTCGTCGTCTCGGGTACAGCAAACATCGCAGCCGACTCCGCCGTGACGCTGCAGAAGTTGAATGCCTATGGATTTGCGGCTGGTCAGCGCTTCGTCGTGATTGATGCCACCGCGACCGGCACCAACTACAACGCAGGCGCGCTGCGCTATTCGATTGCCGGGGTAACCGGACTCGTCGTCACCGGCGCGGCCGTGGCCGACGGGGCGAACAGCGATCTGGTCCTGACAGTCGCCAGCACGTCGTCACCCACACCTTCGCCGACGCCGTCGCCCACGCCGACCCCAACACCCACGCCGGTGCCCGCAACCGCGCCCAATTCACTGGCTGCGCTCACCGGCTTGTCGCATTACACCGGCGTCAGCCCGGCGTTGCTCAACCTCTTCGATGCCTCGCTCGCGCTGAATGCGAGCGGCTCCGCGAGCGCGGCAAATCGCGCCGGCGCGCAACTCGCTCCAACGTCGCAAACCACGTCCAGCCAAGCGGCAGCCGCCCCCACGCTCGATGTCCTCAACATCGTTGCAGCCCACAGCGACAGTTTGCGGCTCGCGCAGAACAGCAGCAGCGGCATCTCGACGGGCGAAGGGCCGCCCACGTGGGGCGTCTGGGGGCAGGCGTTCGGCGGCCACGCGAGCCAGAACGAAAGCGATCAAGTTGACGGATACAGCGCCAACTACGGCGGCTTGCTATTCGGCGTCGACCGAGCGGTCTCCGAGACATGGCGGGTCGGCGGCGTATTCAGCTACAGCAACGCCGCCGTCAACAACACCGGCGATACGGCCGGCGACAACACGCGCATCAACTCGTACGGCTTGATCGGCTACGCCAGCTATATCGGCAGCCGCTGGTACGCAAATCTCTCCGCAGGCGCCGTGCAGCAGCGCTACGACACAACCCGCTTGGTCGACTTCCCTGGTGTCCTAGGCGAGGCCAACGGCAGCTTCAGCGGCCAGCAATATGTAGCGCGCGGCGAGATCGGCTATCCGCTGGCGTTGGGCGTCGCGACCGTCACACCGCTCGCAAGCCTGACCTACAGCTACCTGCACCAGAGCGCCTATACGGAGTCAGGCGGCAATGGCGCGGCGCTCTCAATCGGCACTTCGCACCTCACGTCGGTCACCACCGACATGGGTGCGAAGATCGAACGTCAAATGCCAACGTCGTTCGGCGTGCTGGTGCCTGAGTTTAAAGTCGCGTGGCGGCACGAGTACGACAACACGCGGGCGCTCACCAACGCCACCTTCGCGGCCGACCCCAGCGGCCAGACCAGCTTTACGACCCTCGGCGCCAGCCCCATCACCAACTCTGCGGTTCTTACTGTCGGCGTCACGCTGTTGCGCGAGCGGAACCTGAGCCTGACCGCACGCTACGAACTTCAGGCCGGGGGCGGCTATCTCTCCCAAGCCGGCACCTTGCGATTGAGGCAGCTATTCTGA
- a CDS encoding class I adenylate-forming enzyme family protein has protein sequence MTDDMTIKQFGVADGVWNITEVIEQQARRRPAALALILPDCVLSYRELITAVHVVALKLMANGVQARQTIGISMGQTGMHLVTLLAIARIGAIAVPLHSALSAERRVLAARRFSVSAVVSGREDMRLEGWPFISLSAIDLSRRVPLLPATRTQADDPCWISLSSGTTGDPKGVLRTHGYLLDRVAKSTYVRGPQTRMLPMDLNFGVGFGQSMRILVLGGTVVLSPDRSPANLAYMVRSHAVTHWLLSPAMAEEILALLDDDDIHFPSLTYLQILGGMPSPRLLDALFRKFTPNVHVDYGTSEIGPVAVAVPDILRRAPASVGRVVPWVRLEVVDDDDRPVPLGESGRLRVKLDHMFDSYHLDPSLTSERFRDGWHYPRDRARLDAEGLLYIEGREDDVFNVGGNKVHFRDLESVFEKHPAVREAAAFVLPQHSGRDLLAVAVIAARSVPGDELMAWALGKLGPISPEKLFFVDEFARTATGKVLRDRLTESFAPKFA, from the coding sequence ATGACCGACGACATGACCATCAAGCAGTTCGGTGTTGCGGATGGTGTCTGGAATATCACTGAAGTCATCGAGCAACAGGCGCGTCGTCGTCCAGCGGCGCTTGCGCTGATCCTTCCGGATTGCGTCTTGAGCTATCGCGAACTCATCACGGCGGTTCACGTCGTGGCCCTGAAACTGATGGCCAACGGTGTGCAGGCGCGGCAGACCATCGGAATCTCGATGGGCCAGACGGGCATGCATCTGGTGACGCTGCTGGCGATCGCACGGATCGGCGCGATCGCGGTGCCGCTACATAGCGCACTGTCGGCGGAACGCCGAGTACTCGCCGCCCGGCGTTTCAGCGTTTCGGCGGTGGTGTCCGGACGAGAGGACATGCGGCTCGAGGGCTGGCCGTTCATCTCGCTCAGCGCGATTGACCTTTCCAGGCGTGTGCCGCTGTTGCCCGCCACCCGAACGCAGGCTGACGATCCCTGCTGGATTTCACTTTCCTCCGGGACAACCGGCGACCCGAAGGGCGTCCTGCGTACGCATGGGTATTTGCTGGATCGCGTCGCCAAGTCCACCTACGTTCGCGGCCCGCAGACACGCATGCTGCCGATGGATCTGAATTTCGGCGTTGGTTTCGGTCAGTCGATGCGGATACTCGTGCTTGGCGGCACGGTGGTGTTGTCGCCGGACAGATCGCCTGCCAACCTGGCCTATATGGTCCGCTCGCATGCGGTGACGCACTGGCTGCTTTCGCCGGCCATGGCCGAGGAAATCCTCGCGCTGCTTGACGACGACGACATCCATTTCCCGTCGCTCACCTATTTGCAGATACTCGGTGGGATGCCGAGCCCACGCCTGCTCGATGCGTTGTTCCGCAAGTTCACGCCGAACGTGCATGTCGACTACGGTACGTCCGAGATCGGTCCGGTCGCGGTCGCGGTCCCCGATATCCTGCGGCGCGCGCCGGCCAGCGTCGGCCGCGTGGTGCCGTGGGTGCGGTTGGAAGTCGTCGATGACGACGACCGGCCGGTGCCGTTGGGCGAATCGGGTCGTCTGCGAGTGAAGCTCGATCACATGTTCGACAGCTATCATCTCGATCCCTCGCTCACGTCCGAGCGCTTTCGCGACGGCTGGCACTATCCGCGCGACCGCGCGCGTCTCGACGCGGAAGGTCTTCTGTATATCGAAGGCCGGGAGGACGACGTATTCAACGTCGGCGGGAACAAGGTCCATTTTCGCGACCTCGAAAGTGTCTTCGAAAAGCACCCCGCGGTGCGCGAGGCGGCTGCATTCGTGCTGCCGCAACACTCGGGTCGCGATCTTCTTGCGGTGGCGGTGATCGCCGCCCGCTCCGTGCCGGGCGACGAGTTGATGGCATGGGCGCTCGGCAAGCTTGGCCCGATCAGCCCGGAGAAACTCTTTTTCGTTGACGAGTTCGCGCGCACCGCGACGGGCAAGGTCTTGCGTGACCGGTTGACCGAATCGTTCGCGCCCAAGTTCGCCTGA
- a CDS encoding MFS transporter, translated as MNTPGVIDVHAMIADRPIGRLQKLVLVLGFCIIALEGFDLAVMGFIVPVLKQQWHLTSRALGPALSAAQIGLVLGAVAAGPLADRLGRKSVLLLSVAVFGATTLLAATADSLPQLILFRFLTGLGVGSVVPNTATLISEYAPARIRSLSVAFIICGVAFSSACAGFLSAWMIPAFGWRSVLVVGGAISLLMLPVLLIMLPESVRFLVARQAPASRVRAIVERLAPGETSAQSSFVASVEPVGRAETKLVFSANYLFGSLMLWLAYFAALFASNMLSNWLPSLIKEAGFSLRYAAEVSAVYQMGGVAGALALGWAMDRCDLHTVPALACVASGALFLGLGLAFHSVPFMLLLAFVLGFCLIGAICGVNALPTVFYPTRARATGSCWMHGAGRCGALLSIFSGAQMLSMDWSASRVFMVLIVPALLAGIALLAKDRRR; from the coding sequence GTGAATACACCGGGTGTGATCGACGTGCACGCGATGATTGCCGATCGTCCGATCGGACGGCTGCAGAAATTGGTGCTGGTGCTGGGGTTCTGCATCATCGCGCTGGAAGGATTCGATCTGGCCGTGATGGGCTTCATCGTCCCGGTGCTCAAGCAGCAGTGGCACCTGACCAGCCGGGCGTTGGGGCCTGCGTTGAGCGCCGCACAGATCGGCCTCGTATTGGGTGCTGTGGCGGCAGGTCCGCTTGCGGATCGCCTCGGCCGCAAGTCGGTCCTGCTGCTGAGTGTTGCCGTATTTGGCGCAACCACGCTGCTGGCCGCGACGGCCGACAGCTTGCCGCAATTGATTCTGTTCCGGTTCCTGACTGGCCTGGGCGTGGGTTCGGTCGTGCCGAATACCGCCACGCTGATTTCCGAATATGCGCCCGCGCGGATTCGCTCGCTCTCGGTCGCGTTCATCATCTGCGGCGTGGCGTTCAGTTCGGCTTGCGCCGGCTTTTTGTCGGCGTGGATGATTCCCGCGTTCGGCTGGCGCAGCGTGTTAGTTGTCGGCGGGGCGATATCGCTGCTCATGCTTCCCGTGCTGCTGATCATGCTGCCGGAATCGGTCCGGTTTCTGGTGGCGAGGCAGGCGCCTGCCTCTCGTGTTCGCGCTATCGTCGAAAGGTTGGCGCCCGGTGAAACGTCGGCGCAATCCTCGTTCGTCGCTTCAGTGGAACCGGTCGGACGCGCCGAAACGAAGCTCGTGTTCTCCGCAAACTATCTGTTCGGCAGTCTGATGTTGTGGCTTGCCTACTTCGCTGCGCTGTTCGCGAGCAATATGCTGTCCAACTGGTTGCCAAGCCTCATCAAGGAAGCCGGCTTCAGTCTTCGATACGCCGCTGAAGTTTCTGCCGTCTATCAGATGGGAGGCGTGGCCGGTGCGCTGGCGCTCGGATGGGCAATGGATCGGTGCGATCTGCACACGGTGCCTGCGCTAGCATGCGTTGCTAGCGGCGCGTTGTTTCTCGGCCTCGGGCTTGCCTTTCATTCGGTTCCGTTTATGCTGCTGCTGGCGTTCGTGCTCGGCTTCTGCTTGATTGGCGCGATCTGCGGCGTCAATGCGCTTCCCACGGTTTTCTATCCAACCCGTGCCCGCGCGACGGGCTCGTGCTGGATGCACGGCGCGGGCCGCTGCGGCGCGCTATTGAGCATTTTTTCCGGTGCGCAGATGCTGAGCATGGATTGGAGCGCGAGTCGCGTTTTCATGGTGCTCATCGTGCCCGCACTCTTGGCGGGGATCGCATTGCTCGCCAAGGATCGCCGGCGGTAA
- a CDS encoding 2OG-Fe(II) oxygenase, translated as MTTLDAAWQEWLVLNTQRGCTAESMLDAMLTAGLDPAIARAAIAKQVASRTAAQPASPHLNAGGTDPQPAFEAISPVQRPLDRPAKQTVGSEAHAYRYDPTPVAPGNVIRAYDRDVEVLIRCERPQLILFGNVLSASECEQLIERSRHCLRRSTTVNVDDGGAEVIQNRTSEGIWFQRCEDAFITMLDRRIAALMNWPLENGEGLQIMRYGVGGEYRPHFDFFPPGQAGAAHHTAHGGQRIATLIVYLNDVPGGGTTVFPEAGIALTPKRGNAVYFRYMNGTGQLDALSLHAGAPVTGGEKWIMTKWMRERAYV; from the coding sequence ATGACAACACTGGACGCCGCTTGGCAAGAATGGCTCGTATTGAACACGCAGCGCGGCTGCACCGCCGAATCGATGCTCGACGCAATGCTGACGGCGGGGCTCGATCCTGCCATCGCTCGCGCCGCGATCGCTAAGCAGGTAGCAAGCCGCACCGCCGCGCAACCGGCATCGCCTCATCTGAACGCGGGCGGGACAGATCCGCAGCCGGCGTTTGAAGCGATCTCACCGGTTCAACGGCCGCTCGATCGACCTGCGAAACAAACGGTAGGCTCGGAAGCGCACGCGTATCGCTACGATCCCACACCCGTTGCGCCGGGCAACGTGATCCGCGCGTACGATCGCGACGTCGAGGTTTTGATTCGCTGCGAGCGTCCGCAATTGATCCTGTTCGGCAATGTGCTGTCGGCCAGCGAGTGCGAGCAGCTCATCGAGCGTTCGCGCCATTGCCTGCGCCGTTCGACAACGGTCAATGTCGATGACGGTGGCGCGGAAGTGATCCAGAACCGGACCAGCGAGGGTATCTGGTTCCAGCGTTGCGAGGACGCGTTCATCACGATGCTCGACCGGCGTATTGCCGCGTTGATGAACTGGCCGCTCGAGAACGGCGAGGGACTACAGATCATGCGCTATGGGGTGGGCGGCGAATATCGACCGCACTTCGATTTTTTCCCGCCGGGGCAGGCCGGTGCCGCACACCATACGGCGCACGGCGGACAACGCATCGCGACGCTGATCGTGTACCTGAACGATGTGCCCGGCGGCGGCACGACGGTGTTTCCTGAGGCCGGAATTGCGCTGACTCCGAAGCGCGGTAACGCCGTCTATTTCCGCTATATGAATGGCACCGGACAGCTCGATGCGCTGAGCCTGCATGCCGGTGCACCCGTCACGGGTGGAGAGAAGTGGATCATGACGAAATGGATGCGGGAGCGGGCTTACGTGTAG
- a CDS encoding acetyltransferase, protein MYIDKLGGVDPWTLGRALSEEPDIDPSAVVRHCDFGRYTYLGPRCQMANSTFGDYSYAMGDNQIAHAQIGKFANIATCARINPPNHPTWRATLHHFTYRSRSYGFSLDDDEEIFNWRAQDRVEIGHDVWLGHGAIVMPGVKIGNGAAVGSGAIVTKDVPPFAIVVGVPARVLRLRVDERTAERLSEIAWWDWSKERLDAALGDFRTLSAEAFVEKYGR, encoded by the coding sequence ATGTATATCGACAAACTCGGCGGCGTCGATCCCTGGACGCTAGGCCGCGCACTATCCGAAGAGCCCGACATCGACCCGAGCGCCGTCGTGCGTCATTGCGATTTCGGCCGCTACACCTATCTCGGTCCGCGCTGTCAGATGGCCAACTCGACGTTCGGCGATTACAGCTATGCAATGGGCGACAACCAGATCGCGCATGCGCAGATCGGCAAGTTTGCGAATATCGCCACCTGCGCTCGCATCAATCCGCCCAATCATCCAACGTGGCGTGCGACGCTCCATCACTTCACTTATCGCTCGCGCTCATACGGATTCTCGCTCGACGATGACGAGGAAATCTTCAACTGGCGTGCCCAAGACCGCGTGGAGATCGGCCATGACGTGTGGCTCGGCCACGGCGCGATCGTCATGCCTGGCGTGAAGATCGGCAATGGTGCGGCGGTGGGCTCGGGCGCCATCGTCACCAAGGACGTGCCGCCTTTCGCCATCGTCGTCGGCGTGCCTGCGCGGGTTCTGCGCCTGCGTGTGGATGAGCGCACTGCCGAGCGGCTTTCTGAAATTGCCTGGTGGGATTGGAGCAAGGAGCGGCTCGATGCGGCGCTGGGGGATTTTCGGACGTTGAGCGCGGAGGCGTTTGTCGAGAAATACGGCCGTTGA
- the phnE gene encoding phosphonate ABC transporter, permease protein PhnE, translating to MMITVSAYKTHVRGAPSMVRNAVTVAVTLVAVALFVQAWIVVQARPQDLVTGAHGMADIISRAMPPAFDQFKPTLIPVLETIDLAIFGTVFGVLLAFPLSILAARNVTPGKPFYYAARAVIGITRSVPDLVWALLFVTAVGLGPFPGALALAVHSVGMLGRLFAEVIEDMDMGPVEALTLTGAGRLQVFTHAVVPGVMPSLLGIALYRFDENLRSSLVLGFVGAGGIGFVLLTAMNLFQYQTVAFLMIVTFVLVACAERASAYLRSLVA from the coding sequence ATGATGATTACGGTTTCCGCTTACAAAACGCACGTGCGAGGCGCGCCCTCGATGGTCCGCAACGCCGTCACCGTGGCCGTGACGCTCGTTGCCGTGGCGCTTTTCGTGCAGGCGTGGATTGTCGTGCAGGCACGACCGCAGGATCTGGTGACGGGTGCGCACGGGATGGCCGACATCATCTCGCGCGCCATGCCGCCCGCGTTCGACCAGTTCAAGCCGACGTTGATACCTGTGTTGGAGACGATCGATCTGGCGATTTTCGGAACGGTATTCGGCGTGTTGCTCGCCTTCCCGCTCTCGATCCTTGCCGCACGAAACGTGACGCCCGGCAAGCCGTTCTACTACGCGGCACGCGCCGTCATCGGCATCACGCGCTCGGTCCCCGATCTCGTGTGGGCACTGCTCTTCGTGACGGCGGTGGGGCTCGGGCCCTTTCCCGGCGCGTTGGCGCTCGCCGTGCATTCGGTCGGCATGCTCGGCAGGCTCTTTGCCGAAGTGATCGAAGACATGGACATGGGGCCTGTCGAGGCGTTGACGCTGACGGGGGCCGGCCGCCTGCAAGTGTTCACCCATGCGGTGGTGCCTGGCGTCATGCCCTCGCTGCTCGGCATTGCCCTGTACCGCTTCGACGAAAACCTGCGTTCCTCGCTCGTACTTGGCTTCGTGGGCGCAGGAGGCATTGGATTCGTCTTGCTCACCGCGATGAATTTGTTCCAATATCAGACGGTCGCGTTCCTCATGATCGTGACCTTCGTGCTCGTCGCGTGCGCCGAACGTGCCTCAGCCTATCTGCGCAGCCTCGTAGCGTGA